Genomic segment of Eupeodes corollae chromosome 2, idEupCoro1.1, whole genome shotgun sequence:
TTACTCACATCTTTTTGAAGACCCATTTACACTGCACAATTGTAGCATCTGTAGGTGCATCCACCAGCTCCCAAGCATCGTTTTCGTCGAAAGACATCAACTCGTCTTTCATCGCTCGCATCCAATTTTCCTTATCTGGTCCATTCATAGCTTCACTCAACGTTATGCAGCCACCTGTGCCTGGAGAATTTGCAACACACATATTTGTATAACCAAAACGTTCAGGTTCACGCCTCGTTCTAGTTGGTCGCGTTTCATCTGTAATAGTTGCAGGTTCCGGGATCTCAGAGGAATCTTCTTAATCGCTTGCGTCATTCGGTGAATGCTGTGGCGTATTGAAATTATAAGCATCTTCTTCCTCCTGCTCTTCGTGTTGGAGTGATGCATCGTCTTCAAGCTTGACATCAGATTTGGTGTTTTTTGGTTCTAAGTCCCCCACTGAAACTGAATTTTCTTCGTTCGGGATTTGTTTTTCGTCAATGTATACGTTTGCAGTTTCTTCAACAGCAGCTTCCATTATGATAACATCTCTGCTTGTAGTAACTTTGTTGTTTTGAGGATTGTATACTCTGTATCCTTTAACACTTTCTGAGTATCCAACAAGGATGTGCTTTTTGGATTTCTTGTCCCATTTAAGTCTCGTTTCTTTTGGAACGTGCACCATCACACAGCTACCAAAAATCCTCAGATTACTCACATCTGGTTTACAGCCAGTCCAAAGCTCAAACGGGGTATTATCTTCTAGACCAGATGAAATTGACCTGTTCCTCAAGTACACTGACGTGTTGACGGCCTCCGCCCAAAATCTCTTCTCAAGCTTGGCATCATGGTATTTACATTTGGTATAATACATAAGTTGGTATAAGTTGGTAATACTGAAAACTGATGTCGATAATGTGAGTATTAGGACGCAAAAAGGCCTATCAAACTAAATGAAACCAAAGTCGATAcctataggttaggttaggttaacgtggatgcggattagaatccacacacttagggcaaaagaaaggcccattgtgataccacatgaatctagagtaTTACTTCttttcttactagtcgaaccattttgagcttttataaaacgaagaagatatttgaaatcctttttagctagttcactgggattatcaaatgAGTaatcccccagatgaagtttgcgtctgagtgaaagagcagggcaagtgcagaatagatgagagattgtttccacttcttcttcgtccatacagctcctacagaagtcatttgaggccaGACCAAggcgtattgcgtgtctgcctataagacagtgtcccgcaAGGTCAtttattagggagctaatatgaagtctgctttgagcgctttaggtccagtgaaggccatatgagtttcaggtgaaataggcatagGTGGACGTTAAATTGCTGCGCAATCTCCATAAGGGACGATCGACAAttgagggccgtttgagatttggttgagacaccatcaagagatttaaaagcagcctgactgtcagagaagatgcggatatcagaagttaatatcacgttttctcttagccaggagagaacctctttgatcgctaaaatttccgcttgaaaggcgctacaatgattagggaggcggaatgagatgcttagattgcttttctgagtacacaccactaccaactccctcatttgtcttggatccatctgtataaaaatgaatacttctgTTATCCAGGATTTGTTTggcttcccattcatctctggatggagtggatacctggaagtttttttccaaataggggtttaggaatagtgtagtctatgtactttggtatagaaccaaagaggttcaaaataatagagtgccccacattgttgttcgtccattgagatgaggcgtcgattCTTATTGCTGTACTCGTTGCCACTTGTTTACTAAAGATGTGAGGGGTGTCAGATgaaggagagtgtctaacgctgctgaggctgtggttctcaatgccccgcttatgcagagacatgcaggcgttggactctgctgagtttgtcgtagtatgtgactttctccagtgcagtccgccatactgcaaccccgtacataagtattggtcggatgaccgatgtgtatagccagtaggttatgcttttgcatttgcttcctatggctgtCTTGCAagggaaaagagctgctgtagctttgttagctctttcctgtatattagatttccaacctaattttttgtccaatatcagaccaaggtatttggcttcattggtaaaaattagtggtacaccttttattgaaggagttacaattactgggatcttgtatttccgtgtgaaaagtaCGAGGTCTGCTTTTtaaggattaatactaagtccgcagtgatcatcccatctagtgagcatattgagtgcattttggaggaggtctctcagtgtattaggatgttcccctgtgacggcgatagcaacatcatcggcatacgcaaccactctgtagccttccctctcaaagGATATTAGTAGTTTGTTTGTTCCAATTTGTATAATACACCtatccaaaaattcaaaacaaagtttttcgtggaataataaatacCCCTTGGTATAATAAGAAATTGTCACTTACAAATTGAATGgagagtttttaaattgaaaaaaaaaacgctgtaTCAAAATTAGCAACTGCGAAGTCATGTTCGGAGATCAATAAGTATACCAAGCTAATGGTCTAAAAGCTATGGGAAAGTATTACAACTATAAACTTTcctcaaattaaattatgaatcaagaaagaaaaatcatttgtcgatctttcatagattggtcctatTTAACGGGTGGTTTTTTAGtgacgctgagttcttccgattatgtcaatgtcatatgctagtaattggacagacttttgaaagatagtacctctagtgttgacgtgtgagctctgcactattctttcaagcacgatgttaaaaaaaatcacatgacagcgcatcaccttgtctaaagccttttttgacatcgaaaggttctgttaagttgtttccaacctttatggagcggcttgaattctccatggttatcctgcacaaacggacgagtttggcagggatgccaaaactagacatggctctatacagctcgttcctgtagatgctgtcatatgcggccttgaaatcgatgaaaagatggtgggtgtcgatttggtgttcttgggttttttccaggatctgccgtaatgtgaatatttgagcgactgtggactttcctggtctaaaaccacactgataaggacctatgaggttgttgacgatgggctttagacgttcacatattacggcagagaagattttataggcgatgttaagtagactgattcctctatagttggtgcagtttagagggtctccttttttcaggatcaggatcgggcaaacaatacagaggttccattcatcgggcatgttttctttcgaccatatcttacagataagttggtgcatgctcctaaccaacttatctccagctgctttaaagagcacGACATATAATCCATCCGCTCCACCGGCTTTTTTAGACTTCAggttagatatggcaatctttacttcgttttAGTCggttgttggctttcgtcgtctatgtttaatggattatcctgcctgacagcggaatttagtTTGTTGTCGCCGTTTTACAGTCTGCAAAAGTGTTCctctttcatatcctcagcattgaatgcggttccactatgatgtttccactttcgtctttgcagccttcggttctaggtttatgtacctgtgaatttcgtagtacccgtagcatgatggttagtgcgttggactgtcatgcaaggggtcttgggttcaacccctgcctgtgccaccttaatttaaaaaaaaaaaaattcacgggtactgcctctcgcgaggaattggcaaatccttcaagagtaattcttgtcatgaaaagtgctttctcaaactagccattcggattccgcctaaaattgtaggtcccttccattcctaacaacagtactcgcacacaggaatggttgagagttgtaagtcactaggccctggttcacaacgggctgttgcgccaccccatttgatttgatttgaatttcgtttcacctgtccataaaactttcgaacttcattcctgctttttccttctgagaagtcggcgttcctctcgcctcttctgatcatagagctcatgagcagctctcgtccttttatgcagcgccgctttgcgtgcctgttgtttggctgcatttgtctgccgacatttctcatcaaaccaacggttccttgttggtggctgtttgaaacgttggttacaacgaggtaatagtccgagtcgatgttagcccctgggaaagttcgtacatccatgatgctggaagcgtgtctggcgtcgatcgcaatatggtcaatctggttgacggtagattgatcgggagaagtccaagttcctttgtggattttgaggtgtggaaaacgcgtactggctaccatgacgtttcgccccgcagcaaaatctatgatcgtctttctcttctgtgggggcgtgcgcgcatatcaggctaatgttgccgaatttagccttgaagcGTATGGCCATGAggacctatagctcaagacttcttgcctaagtctggctccaatgacgaagccgcatccaaataagcactgttggtttttgtggtagcagtcaccatagtaaatatcacagtttttcatcctctttttgcccggcccatcccatcgtatttcctgaattgcggtgatatctgctttatatcggtctagggcctccgctaattcttcggccgtacgtattctgttaagggacctaacattccacgtgaatatccgaagttcgttgtccttccgaggttgttggtgcttcgcaactatgaagcttttacgtgaccaggaagtcaccccgacggcacaacccccaacctggagggccagatcctgaTTATAACTCCagggatggggagccggataaaaccgctactataggctccgaataagtcgaagaagccctataaggtgtttactaagtagtttaaccttcctggaactgtagacgccaccgttgattccatctcgggaattcctctgctgccgtctggataaggagaggtgccttagtggaaacaaaTAATACTTAATTAATATTGGTGAAACATATACGATGATGGCCTTTTCTACCAACTCAGGCTAAaagttgaaatacaaaaatatatgaagagaaatataaaaaccaacgtatttcaatttaaaattcatcacTATTCGTTCACCCATGCTAAAACCTAGAATCGAGATTTTTTGTAGTCTTTCTACCTGGACCAAAAAAGCTAAGTCATAATTCATTTATTCTAAATTGTGTTCAGGAACATGTGGACTATCGCCATGGTTTCTAAGACCTTAAACATGAACCTGTTTACGTGTTTATAGAAATATTTGTTGGCTGTTTTATTAACTACTTGCCTTCCGTTTGATTTTGCTTTCTAGTTCAATACTTGTTCCTTTCAAGTTTCGTTTTGAGCCCAAACACCCGTGCAATATCATTAAAGGGTTAGCATTTGGATCGGTTGTTTTAGATTCAAAAGTGTCGCAAGCTAATTTTCCTGGACGTTTGTTAATAGTGTTCAAGTTTGCTGGTGTTGGTAAATGTAATTTattgttcgttttaaaaatgGTGTTGATAATTTTTCTTAACCTTCTGCATAAGATTCGTATCTTTTTCTTTATCAAGCGTGACACACCATGGTTGTTTATATAACCATTATCCAATAACTACCAGCCCGTttgtaaaacttattttatagtgtttaaagattttaataacttattttattatcgtCGCAACttaataaagtaattttaaaggTTTGTTCTTTAAAAGAGCGTTTACCAAACACAAAGAATCCACCAACCAGTGTTTTTATTgtgttatcatttttaaagccaagCTTAAAGTCTTTTTTACAATTATATTCTGATGAACGAACCTATGAGAGGCAGAGCGATGAACACAGTTAGCAAGGATCGCCAATTTCTAAAAGTTGGATACCTCTCACTCGACAACAAGCCGCCAACCAATTTGCATTTTGCtacttgatttattttactcttattattaactttgtaaaaactacttatatatttaataaaatgttctcATTACCCATTTTTTCGCATgagattttatgatttaaatttgctatttattttctaaatattatgtACATGACATACAATTTGAACTTTCTTAGATTATTGCACATTACgtttaactttttaagaaattcgaAACTAAATCCAAAAATTTAGCTGGTTGATCGAAATGAACTAGATGTCCAGCATCATCTACCCATTCTAACTCAGCATTGGGAAAAAGTTCCTTAATTTTTGGCCAATCATCTGgactgcaaattaaaaaaaaaaaagaggtaaacttagaatcaaaataaaatagaacatCGGACTCACTCTAAGAAATTAGATTGTTTTCCAGCGATGAATAAAACTGGTCCATTAAAAGGTGGCATGTCTAAGCGTTGAGCTCTAAATTGAGGAAAGTTTGCATGTAATGCATCTACATTTGGACCCCAAACGAACCTTTACGAAATAGAAAACTAGTTAATCATTTTAAGACAGTGATTTTTTATCATACTCTCcagattttaatttcttaagattTAGCATGATGAAGTCAACAGTTTCCTTGTCCCGGACCACCTCTTTCATATGATTTTCAACAATAACCCGTCCCTCTGCCATGGGAAGCTCTGGGGAGACCTTCATGGTCTTCATTGCAAGGAATATATCTTccatgacattaaaattgtttggaaTTGATATCGGTGATATATCAACAATAATCGCTTTTTCCACCAGCTCAGGCTAGATGATGACATAATTAAAAGTCACTTTTGTACACATAACTCGGTGCTAGGAACTCACATATTTCAATGCAAAATACATCATTGTTCTGCCACCCATACTGTGGCCCATCACGGATAGTTTTTTGAGATTTTGCTCCTGCATCAGCAGAGCTATGTCAGCAGCCATGCAGGCAGAATTGTGCTCAGGAACATGTGGACTATCACCGTGGTTTCTAGCATCTACATTATAAATCTGTTTGCTTACTTTAGAGGATTCTCGTGTTggtgttttgaaaattgaaacttACCTTTcgatttgttttactttcaaGTGCTTTACTTATTCCTCGCCAGTTTTGTTTTGAACCGAAAAGACCGTGCATAATCAACAAAGGCGATGCATTCGGATCGGTTGTCTTGGATTCGAAAACGTTGACAGCCATTTTAATCGGTGTTATGTCGGAGCTAAAGTTTGCCCGTGgcaataaatatgattttttaatggaaacatCACTTTGGAAGGTGGAAATCTTCCATAACGTTCTGCTGAAAATTCGCATTTTCGTTTTGCAAGTCGGATATTTTTACGAAACTCTTGAAGGagattaaagtaatttttgatgTTGGGTGGAATGACGTTTGTTATCAGTGATTTCACCTTATGGTAGTTTTGTggtgaatttaaatttgacgTGTACAAGTACACTTTGATTAAAAAGTTTGGTAATGGTTCATGTCTACGAAAAATACAGTAGAGTCAAAAAAGTACACCGCATGACATTTTGTGTATTTAGTAAGGTCCTTAAAAATGATTGTGTACAGGCATTAAGACGGAGCGACtatccattaccgcagcacgaatttccttctgatttttacAGTTAGgaaggggtctcaatagaacatgttttaaatattaaggcgagaaaacaacttgaagtcatagaaacaaatattttctttttcggacctaaccctacttttttgtattgcattttcaGAGCCTAGTTTAGGTAAGGTTgaggggctgacagttgatgtctttaccgtcacacttagatcaatacagatccattgtgatacccgtgagtattgctactcaagctaataagaaaaaGCTGTGTGTTTAGTTAGTCAAgccagttagaggctttgacgaagttcagaatgttcgTACATGGCGTACTAAagagttcttctaaatccccgaagaaatagttgccaagcagtttcttcGATTGATAGGAGAGTGTAGGGcagtgacacagaaagtgcggagtgtcttcatgcactgattctcatctttttcatatgataacctaatagattatgtccggtgattatgctcacaagagatcgaagtgatcccttgtgtagctgcataattctttTCGTTCCTTGTTCCTTGTAGTGCCACAGGTGTCAAGAAGGTTACACCTTTcatcggccttgatagttattctttttgagatttcctgttttaaataacataggggtgctaactagctgagcttggcttacgtcaagcatCGACCCTAATCTTGCTTATTCATCGGCTTTCTCGTTGCCTATTACATCGCTGTGGCCTGGgacccagcagagtctaatgttgtgctgtgcgCAAAGAACCTTAAGGTCTTCGCGGCAGCATGAAACAAACTTTGATttacctcagttgcagtaatcACTTTTATTTGCGCTTTGCTATCAATCTAATAGGTGATATCAGCTCATGGTATCGCCATCATTAATACCTTTTTATCAGCTGTTATGTCACTGCCAGGAGCTCAACTTGGAAGACTGGAAGCCTAAGCGAGGCGGTTAACTTGAGATAttcagaatagaagcctgcCCCTACATCAGTGTCCATTTTAGAGCCATTAGATAGGTATTGACGACTCACtggagtatggtatattatTTATCCATTCCTTTCTGCTTGGGATGCAGCCTGGAATGGTTTATGAAGATCAATTTCGGGTTttttatagtctgttgtagTACTGTGACCCATAATTTTATGAAGGATCTGGGCATGTCGTATAgaactgtttatccagactttagtttgactaagTCTCAGGGCACTTTTGGCCGCAGATTCTTGAACAAGGAGGTAGATTGAGCATAACTTCCAGTCCCGCAGTTGGAGAGGATCTCATTGCTCCCGTAATGCCAGTGCACGCAAGTCTTTGcatttttgtcaaagttttcaggttcgagctcttttctaaagctttccacCATACCAAATTACCATAGGTTAGTATTGGTCTAATTATTGTCGAATACATCCATCTGATAATTTAAGGGTTTGGTCCCCAGAGGTTTTCCCGAAAATTCTATTGCAGGAGTAAAAGGCAATCGATGCCTTTTTGAATCTATCTTTGGTGTTCAGGCTCcagtttcaaaataaacgatgtTAGACCAATGGGTCTATAGTCTTTGGCCTCCTACTAGGTACTAGGTTTTCTGTATGAGACTCTGGACTGCGGATATCAGCTACGCAGCCAGGAAAATGAGTAATCACAAGGAGCTCAAGCGTTTCGCCACCGGATTCAGTCCAGCTGCCTGTAGGTTTTTTGAGAGATCCCAGAGTGACTGAATCCTTGgtcagaattttcctgagtcttgctGATACATTTGTACTTTCTATTTAGTCGCAGAAGGCCATCCATGAGCTACGTTTTGCTCGTAGTGTTTCGACCTTAAAAATACGTTGACTGGTCTTATAATGTTCCCAATGAGCTTCTTTCCTAGTTCTTTTGGAGACGTTGAAAAGTCTTCTAGTTTCTTTTCTTCAGTTGTCTATTTTAGTGGTCCACAAGGGGGGTTTTTCCTACCTCTTCCCATATGATTTATGGGACAACTTTTTTCTAAAGCTTGATTCAGAACAACTCTGAATTTTTCTGACGCAATATCTATGTCGGAGGGTTCTTGAATTAGAAGTGTGTACGGGTTTTGAATCCCCTGTCCTACTTCCCTACAGAAtacattccagtttgttttcctAAAATTCCTAAAGGGTTTTGGAGTTGCTGCTTCATTTTGTATCAAGAAGAATATCAGTTTATGGTCTGAGAATGATTCCTCTTTAAGAACATTTCATTGATCTATTACTATTGTGCTTGTGTTATTGGTTAGGGTAGCGTCAAGcacttcttttctatttttagttaCAAACGTGGGTTCGTTTCGTTACCCCTGTTTGCTACTAGAAGATTATGGTCAagtataaattcaaaaagagactcacctctgttgtTGATGTCGGTACTACGCCGTTGGGTATGATGTGAGTTTGTATCACAGCCTAACCTTTTAGAGGCAGCTTTCTCTACAAGCTGGCTTGTGATGTTAGCGGGAGGCACTTCTGGTCAGTCATGCGGCATATAGCACGATGTCAGGATCAGTGGTGGGAGTCCCTTCCTTTCTTGTTTCACAGCACACTGGTCTGGATAACTGTAATTTgcta
This window contains:
- the LOC129945842 gene encoding protein ABHD11, with amino-acid sequence MRIFSRTLWKISTFQSDVSIKKSYLLPRANFSSDITPIKMAVNVFESKTTDPNASPLLIMHGLFGSKQNWRGISKALESKTNRKIYNVDARNHGDSPHVPEHNSACMAADIALLMQEQNLKKLSVMGHSMGGRTMMYFALKYPELVEKAIIVDISPISIPNNFNVMEDIFLAMKTMKVSPELPMAEGRVIVENHMKEVVRDKETVDFIMLNLKKLKSGEFVWGPNVDALHANFPQFRAQRLDMPPFNGPVLFIAGKQSNFLDPDDWPKIKELFPNAELEWVDDAGHLVHFDQPAKFLDLVSNFLKS